A portion of the Chitinispirillales bacterium genome contains these proteins:
- a CDS encoding inositol monophosphatase, which produces MLYEKEIEPLKEIVQIVGKYQLEMQKKLKNVNIKQDKSLVTEVDVNSEKTIREYISTKFPNDGFLGEEYGETIGESDRRWIIDPLDGTFPYVHGIPTYSVLIALEVNGILSAGITHFPALNETYWATLGGGAFCNGEKLTVSQTAKIPDSTASALGIVEAAKKENGKKLFKILQKCGYFYGFMDAYSYVGVAAGKLDFCVSLIDKPWDKASSALIVKEAGGIFSDLSGKETIYGDDFIVSNKNIHKAVLKNFT; this is translated from the coding sequence ATGCTTTACGAAAAAGAAATCGAACCCCTTAAAGAAATAGTGCAAATTGTCGGTAAATACCAACTTGAAATGCAGAAAAAATTGAAAAATGTCAATATCAAACAAGATAAATCGCTTGTTACCGAAGTTGACGTAAATTCCGAAAAAACAATAAGAGAATATATTTCGACAAAATTTCCAAATGACGGATTTTTAGGCGAAGAATACGGAGAAACTATTGGGGAATCGGACCGCCGCTGGATTATCGACCCGCTTGACGGCACATTTCCGTACGTTCACGGCATTCCGACTTACAGCGTCTTGATAGCGCTCGAAGTAAACGGAATTTTGTCGGCGGGAATTACACATTTTCCAGCCTTAAACGAAACGTATTGGGCGACGCTTGGCGGCGGAGCGTTTTGTAACGGTGAAAAGTTGACGGTTTCGCAAACCGCCAAAATACCCGATTCTACGGCTTCTGCGCTTGGAATAGTTGAAGCCGCTAAAAAAGAAAATGGTAAAAAATTATTTAAAATACTTCAAAAATGCGGCTATTTTTACGGATTTATGGACGCGTATTCTTATGTCGGCGTCGCAGCCGGAAAATTGGATTTTTGCGTCTCGCTTATCGATAAACCGTGGGATAAAGCGTCCTCTGCGTTAATCGTCAAAGAAGCGGGCGGAATTTTTAGCGATTTAAGCGGCAAGGAAACAATTTACGGGGACGATTTTATCGTCTCAAATAAAAATATTCACAAAGCGGTTTTGAAAAATTTTACTTAA